The Alicyclobacillus macrosporangiidus CPP55 genome segment TCCTGCTCTTGCTCGCCCCACAACTGGCTCAACGGCACCCCCAGCGCGTCCGCGATGCGCTGCAGCTTGTCCAGGTTGTGCCCGCGCGATCCCGCTTCAATCGCGTACACGTAACTCACCGACACGCCCGCGCGCTCAGCCAACGCACGCACGGTCAGATTGCGTTGCTGGCGCAACGCATGCAGCCGGATTCCGAGTCCCTCCATATCCTGCACCCCCGTGCACAAATTCCTCTATTGTGAAATGATAGCACAATGGAGGGACCAATTTCCGCACTGGATTTTTCAATCGAAGAAATCACACATCCGAGTACAGGGAGGACATGCGCCCATGTGGTGTATGCTGGTGGATAACAGGCGATCGCGAAGGAGGTGGGGCTATGCACATCCGTCTCACGCGACCAGCGCACCCTGCGACGCGGGCGCTGTGGCGTGCGGCCCAGGGGGATCCGGCTTGGCCGCTGGAGGATGCGTCCTGGACAGCA includes the following:
- a CDS encoding helix-turn-helix domain-containing protein — encoded protein: MEGLGIRLHALRQQRNLTVRALAERAGVSVSYVYAIEAGSRGHNLDKLQRIADALGVPLSQLWGEQEQDSARGEPGHGPEQQ